The region AATGTGGTTGGAAGTTTATGTTCAGGCATTGTATTTATCGCAATTAACTCAGGATCCACAATTCATTATTGACAGTGATACAGAAATGGCAGTTAGAATTGAAATTACTTCTTCTATGGTTTCTTCTAACAAATTGACAAAAGCCATGAATACCGGTTTTGAAAAATCGGCCGGGGAAAATTTGGAACAATTACGTCCAAGAATTGAGCAGCTAAAAAGTTTCTTAAGCGATCCTATTACAGAAAAAGATGTCTTTATTTTAGCTTATAATCCTTTAGATCAAAATGTTTATGTTTCTAAAAATGAAGTACTAAAAGGCAAAATTGCAGGATTTGATTTCAAAAAAGCATTATTCGGAATCTGGCTCTCTGACAAACCAGTTGACGAAACTTTGAAAAAACACTTATTAGGACAATAGTTCTTAATTTTTTAAATATTCAGAAAGCCGAAAACCAAATAGTTTTCGGCTTTTTCTTTTTGTTTACTAAATTTGATGCGGAATACATTATTCGCATTATTCTATTTTATACATTTACGCAAAATAAACATATCACAACAAAATGAAAGATTTATTACAACAATTTGAAAACAAAGCACCTGAAATTGTTTTCAATTGGAAAGATTCAGAAACAGAAGCCGAAGGGTGGACTGTCATTAATTCACTTCACGGAGGAGCTGCAGGTGGAGGAACAAGAATGAGAAAAGGCTTAGACATGAATGAGGTTTTGTCTTTAGCAAAAACTATGGAAGTTAAATTTTCTGTTTCGGGCCCTGCCATTGGCGGAGCTAAATCTGGAATAAATTTTGACCCGAACGATCCGCGCAAAAAAGGAGTTTTACAACGTTGGTACAAAGCGGTTTCTCCTTTATTAAAAAGTTACTACGGAACTGGAGGAGATTTAAATGTTGATGAGATTCACGAGGTAATCCCAATGACAGAAGAGTGTGGTGTCTGGCACCCTCAGGAAGGTGTTTTCAACGGACATTTCCGTCCAACTGAAGCCGATAAAATCAATAGAATTGGACAATTGCGTCAAGGTGTAATTAAGGTAATCGAAAACCCAAAATTCTCTCCGGACGTTACCAGAAAATATACGGTTGCAGACATGATTACCGGTTTTGGTGTTGCCGAAGCTGTTCGTCATTTCTACTCAACTTACGGTGGAGAAATAAAAGGAAAAAAGGCAATCGTACAAGGTTTTGGAAACGTGGGTTCTGCTGCTGCTTTTTACTTAGCCGAAATGGGCGCAAAAGTAATCGGAATTATTGACCGTGACGGAGGTTTAATTAAAGAAGATGGTTTTTCGTTTGAAGAAATCAGAACGTTGTTTTTAAACAAAGACGGAAATAAATTAGTAGCCGGCAATATGATTCCGTTTGAAGAAATCAATTCTAAAATCTGGACAATCGGTGCTGAAATTTTCACACCTTGCGCTGCTTCAAGATTGGTTACTCAAAACCAAATCGACAGCTTAATCGCAAATGGTTTAGAAGTAATTTCTTGTGGAGCGAATGTTCCTTTTGCTGATAAAGAAATTTTCTTTGGTTCTATTATGGAAGAAGTAGACCGCAAAGTAAGTTTGATTCCAGATTTCATTTCAAACTGCGGAATGGCGAGAGTTTTTGCTTATTTCATGGAGAAAAAAGTTCAAATGACTGACGAAGCTATATTTAACGATACTTCAGAAACTATAAAAAATGCAATTGTAAAAGCTCACGCTTTGAATTCAGCTAAAACAAATATTAGTGCAACTGCTTTTGAAATTGCATTGAAACAGTTAGTGTAATTTTTTTTATACTTTAGTATAAGCGAGCTGAATTATATTTGGCTCGCTTTTTTTGTGTCGTAGATTTTTTTAACGCAAAGCGCGCTAAGACATTTTAATTTGGAGCGTAAGCAATATCTAAATATTAAGTTCGCAAAGCTTTGTGCAAGTAATTCTTTGTAAACTTTTAATCTCAAAGATTTATTCAAAGTTTAAGGCAAATAAAACTTTGCGTTTCTTTCCGCAAACCTTAGCGTGCTTTGCGGTAAACAACAAGCATTTTTTTAACGCAAAGCACACTAAGATATTTTAATTGGGACGCAAGCAATATCTAAATATTAAGTTCGCAAAGCTTTATATACATGAAGCTTTGCGAACTTTTAATCTTAGGATTTACTCAAAGTTATACTAAATAAAACTTTGCGTTTCTTTGCGCAAACCTTAGCGTACTTTGCGGTATAATTACATCAGACACTTTCATTCTAAACAATTTTTACTACTTTTAAACGTTTTTAAAATAATACATTTCAAAATTTGTAATCATAATGAGTCTCACTATTTCTTCAGATAAAAAGAAATCACTCTTACTCACAACTGCTATATATGCAGCAATAATCGCATTGCTTTTTTTTATACGCTTTTGGCCTCCTTATAACCCGGAAAATAATGTAGCACTTGCTGATGGCGGCGGAGGTGGCGGTGGCGTGACTGTAAATTTTGGAGACAGTGATTTAGGTTCCGGAGCGAATTATAAAAGTGAAGTGCTGGATGTAAAAAACAATGTAAAACAAGTTGCTGCAAAAGCGGCGCCTGAAGAGGCCACAATAACTCAGGAAAATTCTACTGCTGATGAAACAGACGTTGTAATTCCGACAAAAGAAAAACCAAAGAAACCTGTTCCTGTTACAAAACCGGAACCGAAACCTGTGCCTGAAAAACCAAAAGTTTCAAATTCTACCAACGATGCTTTATCTAGTATCTTAAAAGGTTCAAACAAAGGGGGCGACGGAGACGATAAAGTAGCTGGAAATAAAGGAAAATCTAACGGAAATTTAAACTCTAATGGTTATTACGGATCTGGAGGCTCTGGCGGAGGAACCGGAGGCGGCAACGGAACTGGAAATGGTATTGGAACCGGAAGCGGTTATGGAGCCGGAAGCGGCGGAGGTTCTGGCGGAGGATCGGGATATACTCTAAATGGCCGCAAAGCACTATCGAAACCTGCTCCTAAATATACTTGTAATGAAGAAGGTAAAGTTGTTGTAGAAGTTACGGTTGACCAAAATGGTAAAACAATAAGCGCAACTCCTGGAGTAAAAGGAACAACAAATACAGCAAGCTGTTTATTAGAGCAAGCTAAAATAGCAGCGTTAAACACCAAATGGTCTGCCGATGCTAATGCTGCAGCTAAACAAGTTGGGAGAATTATTTATAATTTTAGTTTGGATTAAAACACGAATTGCACAGATTTTCACGAATCTGCTATATTATAGAAAAAGGCTTTTAGAAATTCTGAAAGCCTTTTGTTTTTCTTCTATTTTGTCATTTCGACGAAGGAGAAATCTTCGTAAGTAACTCCGTAACGATAATCCAATTTTTGTAGAGCTACTCGTGGAGATTTCTCCTTCGTCGAAATGACATACTTTATGGTTACTTTTCTTTCAATCTATACTCTTTCTTCTATACTCTCTTTCCGCGTGAGGGATAGGAGCTATCCGCCGCGGCGGAGCGGATAGCCCGACCGCAATAAAAAAATGGGCGAATCAACGTTATGCTGATTGGCCCATTTTTTTATTGTGGTCACGCCCTAATGATAAATCTACTTTGGACTAGTTGCAATTACAAACTTTAAATTATTTCGTACTCCTATCTGTAAAACATCTACTAAATCCTGAACTTGTAAATTGAACGGAATTCGCACGACAACAGTCTGCGTTTTATCTGTTCCTAACTTGCTCATTAAAGTAGTTTCCAGTTCTTCAAAAGGAACTTCTTGTTTATCGATATAAAATTGCTTGTCTTCTGTAACCGACAAACTGATTAACTGCTTGTTTGTTTTTTCGTTCGATTTCGCTTTTGGAAGCGTCATCTTAATCACATTCGGATTTGCCAGTGTTGAGATAATTAAGAAAAACAACAACAGGAAAAACATAATGTCGCTCAAAGATGAAGTCGCTACTTCGGCGTGAAATCTTCTTTTTCTTTTAATAGACATACCTTATGCTCTTTGAATTATGTTGACAAATTCTAAAATCTGTTTCTGAATTTTTAAAGCGAAATC is a window of Flavobacterium crocinum DNA encoding:
- a CDS encoding chalcone isomerase family protein; translated protein: MKKILLLFTLLLILPFYTVSAQTQIEVNGVTVPRKIEFQGKPLQLNGAGGRSKMWLEVYVQALYLSQLTQDPQFIIDSDTEMAVRIEITSSMVSSNKLTKAMNTGFEKSAGENLEQLRPRIEQLKSFLSDPITEKDVFILAYNPLDQNVYVSKNEVLKGKIAGFDFKKALFGIWLSDKPVDETLKKHLLGQ
- a CDS encoding Glu/Leu/Phe/Val dehydrogenase dimerization domain-containing protein → MKDLLQQFENKAPEIVFNWKDSETEAEGWTVINSLHGGAAGGGTRMRKGLDMNEVLSLAKTMEVKFSVSGPAIGGAKSGINFDPNDPRKKGVLQRWYKAVSPLLKSYYGTGGDLNVDEIHEVIPMTEECGVWHPQEGVFNGHFRPTEADKINRIGQLRQGVIKVIENPKFSPDVTRKYTVADMITGFGVAEAVRHFYSTYGGEIKGKKAIVQGFGNVGSAAAFYLAEMGAKVIGIIDRDGGLIKEDGFSFEEIRTLFLNKDGNKLVAGNMIPFEEINSKIWTIGAEIFTPCAASRLVTQNQIDSLIANGLEVISCGANVPFADKEIFFGSIMEEVDRKVSLIPDFISNCGMARVFAYFMEKKVQMTDEAIFNDTSETIKNAIVKAHALNSAKTNISATAFEIALKQLV
- a CDS encoding ExbD/TolR family protein — protein: MSIKRKRRFHAEVATSSLSDIMFFLLLFFLIISTLANPNVIKMTLPKAKSNEKTNKQLISLSVTEDKQFYIDKQEVPFEELETTLMSKLGTDKTQTVVVRIPFNLQVQDLVDVLQIGVRNNLKFVIATSPK